Genomic window (Helianthus annuus cultivar XRQ/B chromosome 3, HanXRQr2.0-SUNRISE, whole genome shotgun sequence):
aaaggaagaaaagattgctaattgcgatctgtcactccttgatcaattcctgttttgactttgttgactcgtagttagtctagtttatgcttaacgttagttgtattatgtggagtatttatTAAAATCGAGGTTTATTTGATAATTATCGCATGTTTTAtagctttatcgcttatcgcgcTCGCAGCTCGAATtacgcgttctggatattgttttatgtgtgCGTGTGccctatgtgttacttgtgcatgtttaattatgttatgttgtggtaatcaatcgaaatgCAATCAAATTTCAATCGTAATCGAATCGTAAACACTAAACGCAAGTGAGAagggatgattgtatgttagatatagtagttgggattaagagtaatttgaataggaaactccatcgcatcgcaacgctcgcaattGCAATCGAAACaacaaaactcgtcgcaccgcaCACCCAAACCAAGGGACTAATCGACCAGGTGACCAGTCGATTGATCAGCTGATCGATCGAGCTGCCGCTCGATCGTCAGCCAATCGATcaggttgccacccgatcgacccactcctttccactttgggtaacccgataaataccccatgtcaccatcacactttctacttttggaactCTCTGTCCGACCAGTGCTTCAACCTTGCTTTTTCCCAGATTTCTTTCAATTCTAGCaagatctcaacctaaatcttgtacatctttgatctacactcgattctacacctttctatcttttgaatcttaacttttaaccgtgaaatcactagatttgaggtgttctaggatgatgtcatcatggtgttcttaggagcttcatgttttggcttcaatccttcaagaacaacttgaatctaaccgatttccacataaacaaacgaagatctttcatagatctaaacatattcacaatgAAAAGGATTGAGTgaaggttttccaactttctttcaattcttttacactcaatgcactccaaaaccgatagaatcggagcttgtaccaACTTCCTACTCATTCATGTGGTTGTGTTGGtccaagacctggatactatctacgaggtttaccgatttcgggttaaacatggaacaccgtctcgaacagtaaCTGGCTggatttgggtggttcctgtccgatcaggagtaccaagtattgacgaggtttcCGTTGCTTAACACGCTATCAAaacatctcgataaaacgacaaactgtCAAAATAACCAAGTATAAGACGAACGGAACGACCAGGACAgaatgtcgtccgatcggactaccgtccaaTCGAACTGTCATCCGAACGGGTTGTCACCCGATCGATctacaccttgggtcccacacttaaactgTTTACCAACATTTGAAGTCTGAACGTCGAACgagttgttgtccgatcggactatcatccgatcggattaacCACTCGAACATGTGACATTTAAAACTTCAGttcttaaacaattttcaacatgttccaTGCACaaggattgccacccgatcggacggccatccgatcgagtgaccatccTGCTGTGGACTTGTTCTCattaaagtgtccaaccaatcgggttgtcgtacgatcgaactaccatccgagcgaccgacttgaaaggtagtgatacttctatgttttcaaaatactacaacaaaaacttcaaaagtcaagccatcatacacaaacacatccttcctaaaggaagaaacaatccactcgaagggtcatccgatcggatgaccatccgagttGACTGTCACTCGAACGAACAGCTGTCCggtcggactaccatccgatcgaactgctatTCGACCCACTTATACTTGCATCGTTTTGCGCGtcactcatcgttatgctatcgttctaatcaggctaaccttactctctagcgctcccttcaatccatcaatcgttgtgagtatactcgatcccttttgcgttatgcacttttgggtgttacatacgttacttattctaaatcacatcgaacacactacgcaatacttttaacgctaaccgttaccgcatgttatacgtgacttaatgaatgcttgtttgttatgtttacacatggatgctgtctacctgccttagcaacgatagtactatagtttggactcagcacctgttcactcaggggttgttaaggacaattagttacatggctcacagtggtgagtgtgtatcgcgaactgccttgggcagtcaacccgcagtcattggtatcgatagtttcatgtcgataactaacatgcctcatttcactatgtgtacgtgctggttatgcgtaatcgatttcgaactctattatatctattaaacttgtatgctcacctttacactatgtgtattgacttttactttaacgtatgtgacaggtgcttaggatgcttatttgctttctTTCCTTTGAAATctaggctaggaaagacctaggtcaacaataaacatttgtctgtaataaaaatctgagttgtcggaacaaaacAATTTGAATAgttcttttctgtaataattgtattatcatttatgacatggtatgggacgtgttgcttaaatatctggtaaatatagttgttatggaaacttctggacaatctgtttcgctcagtgtcgcgccccgatgattccgccatcggttagggtgtgacattCCTTGCCTCCCATAGTCTCCAAATTGTTGCAAGGGCCGCTACATTTATTATTTTCTTCCATCTCCTCGAGCCGATTTGGGATTGCATATACACCAAGATTTCCTTCACAGACTCAGCCACTACAGGGAATTGGATACCGATCCACCGACATACATGCCACCACGTTGTTCTTGCCCATAGGCACCCCACGAGTATATGATTCGTATCTTCATTGTTCAGGCCGCATCGATCACACACCAAGTTGTCGAAGGTGCATCCCCTATTCGTCAACGCGATTTTGCTAGCTATTTTTCCTTCTATTGCTTGCCACGCCAGATAGTTTGCTTTCAAAGGCGCCCACGAGTTCCAGACAAAATGTTGTTCCGTCCTTGCTACATTTTGCATACCCGCAAGTTCCATTCTGACTGCTTTTACGGAGTACCCTTCATTGAAATCATTCGCCCATTTCCACACATCCCTTTTTTCTGCGATCTTCACTTGCTGAAATATACCCATCAATTCTCTAATCTCTCTCCATTCTTGATCTTAACATGGATTCTTCACCCAAAGCCAACCCTATCTAACCGATCCACTTTCCTTTGACCCATATGAGTTGATCGTCCCGTTTTTATCCTGCGCCAATATGTAAATAAAGGGATAAATAGTTGAAAAATTGTGTTTATATTAAGTTTCCATGAGATGTGCCTTCAAATGCTTATCTATTTGACTTTTAGCAAAAAGGGTCTATCATTGGGAAAATAGTGGGCTTGATATAAATGAATACACAAATAGGAAGCCCAATACCATCACATAAAGCTTAAATAACTTCTACACTAAAGCCCACAGGATTTTATGGGACGTGCATTGGGCTACAAGTTAAAACATAAAATAGGGGTTTTATGATTTAGTTTCTATTTGTTCGGTTTATATGGTTTGTCCGGTTTAAAGCTATTTCCGGTCGAAATAAAATAGCGAACCAGACTGAATTCAAATGGTTCAAAACCAAACTAAAAAGTGAATTTGTATTCTGTTTGAATTTCATTTTCAACAAAAAAATCAGAATAAGTTTGGCTAAATAAGATTGACCTAAAAGTGTAATTGCTTTGGCTTTGACATGATGTAACTAACcattatttatattgttttttaATCGAATTATGATTTTAGGCATCAAAAACCCAATTCACTATCAAACACTAGTCTCCTAACACAAAAAAAATGTTAGACTGGTGTGAGATTCAACGAGGAACCACAAAAAATTAAGGAACTGAGAAACCatgtaaaaaaatctaaaaaattcatttttacatGTAACGAATTATATTTTACTTAATCTTTTTTGGAACTATTACATATAAATACATGTAAaatctttttaataaaaaatgaaaaataaaaaagtaattattttttacaaaattaatttttttttatttgaacgTCTTCTATATCTGCTTATATGGAAAAAGCTCCAAAGTATttatgtaaaaatatttttttttctaggtaaaattgattttttaatgatttttttacAAGTAAAATTATTTGTTCTCCAATGAACTCATCCTAATTGgactaaaatcaaaatatattaaataattgaCCACAAACAAAGAATCAAACTGCATAGGGATGTAAAGAAGTTCGGCCACTCGTAAGTTATTTAGCATCAGATTGTTAAAATTTTGAATCAAGTGTTAAAATCTTGAATCAAGTCAGGATTGTCGAGCTCGAATAGAGCCTTAACCTTAAGCTCATTTAGTATATTAAACATATAAACTTAagaaataatattatatatacaGTCTTTGGTTATATACATTTGtgataattataataaaaatatatattttattatatataaaactaaaaaaaatctaaaattatTGTAAATTCATAAAAAT
Coding sequences:
- the LOC118490357 gene encoding uncharacterized protein LOC118490357, whose translation is MGIFQQVKIAEKRDVWKWANDFNEGYSVKAVRMELAGMQNVARTEQHFVWNSWAPLKANYLAWQAIEGKIASKIALTNRGCTFDNLVCDRCGLNNEDTNHILVGCLWARTTWWHVCRWIGIQFPVVAESVKEILVYMQSQIGSRRWKKIINVAALATIWRLWEARNVTP